TATGCTTCTGGATAGTATTTTTTTTAACATAGTTAAATTTACTTAGTAATTTGTTGCTCAGCCTAATTTCTTGTATACTTCAATAACTGGATAGATTAACTGTAGTATGCTTTGATCAGAGAATTCCATAGATTGCATGAGAATGTCTCCAAAACCCATAACTTGCGATCGCACACCATTTTAGGAAAATCCGTTATTCATTAAAATCACTTCCATTCCAGTTCTATGTCAATTTTTATAATTTTAATCTACGGTAATTATATCTATTTAGCGTTGTTTTGCCGTAATATTGCTGAAGTCTAATTATTCCTTAAAGCAGAGTCATGATGTTGACTAAGTTCTCTTTAGGCCGACTTTTAGGTATTCTCAACGCTTTATTCCAGAGATTCAAACAACCGAGAATCCGTACTTTTTCACTACTTTTTGCAGTCGGACTTGGTTTGACTTTGGCTGTCTCTGCTTGCTCTCCAAGCACAACTGACAACGCTGGGACAACCCAGACAGCACCTACATCACAAACAACTCAGGCAGCTAACTCCAGTGCAGCAACTGCTAACGGTACAGTAGTTCGCATTGGTTACCAAAAAGCATCAACTATCCTCTATGCCTTAAAGGCAAATAAGCAATTAGAAAAAGCTTTTGCAACTTCTGGTGCTTCTGTAACTTGGTCAGAATTTCCTGCTGGCCCCCCGATGTTAGAGGCTTTAAATGCAGGTAGCATTGACTTTGGCTATACCGGAGAATCACCGCCTATATTTGCACAAGCAGGAGGTATTCCGTTAGTTTATGTTGCCTATGATCCTTGGAGTCCCAAAGCTGAAGCTATTCTTGTTCCTAAAGATTCACCTATTAAAAGTGTGGCTGAACTTAAGGGTAAAAAAGTCGCTTTTGCTAAAGGCTCTAATGCTAACTACTTATTAGTGAAAGCACTAGAAAAGGCAGGACTAAAATACAGCGACATTCAGCCAGCAAGCCTCC
This region of Nostoc sp. UHCC 0302 genomic DNA includes:
- a CDS encoding sulfonate ABC transporter substrate-binding protein, giving the protein MMLTKFSLGRLLGILNALFQRFKQPRIRTFSLLFAVGLGLTLAVSACSPSTTDNAGTTQTAPTSQTTQAANSSAATANGTVVRIGYQKASTILYALKANKQLEKAFATSGASVTWSEFPAGPPMLEALNAGSIDFGYTGESPPIFAQAGGIPLVYVAYDPWSPKAEAILVPKDSPIKSVAELKGKKVAFAKGSNANYLLVKALEKAGLKYSDIQPASLPPADARAAFEGKNIDAWAIWDPYLAAAEASTGARTLTDATGLAPNRGYYLAAKSFADSKPEALKTVIDEVKKTSDWAKNNPTEVAKLLSPALGIDQPVLEIAEKRREYGVLPLTDEVITKQQDVADTFYKIKLIPKEIKVKEIVLQSSK